ATCGATCCGCGTCCTTTGCTGGACCGTCTTCGTCAGAATGGCCATACCTTGTGTTTGCCCGTTGTCGCAGACCCTTATTTGATTTTCCGGAAGCTGGACCGGGGATGTGCAATGGAAGACGCCGGTTTTGGAACAATGGCACCTGGACCGGATGCAGAGGAGCTGCGGCCGGATGTTCTGTTGATGCCGCTTGCAGGGTTTGACCGGCAGGGCAATCGGATCGGGTATGGCAAAGGCCATTATGACACCGCGATCTCTTCTCTTGAGAAATCAGGTCCGCTTCTTTGCATTGGCCTTGCGTTTGCCTTGCAGGAGGTGGAGCTTGTCTCGGCAGAAGGGCACGACAAACCCCTCGCTGGGATATTAACGGAAGACGGTTACCGATCGTTCTGCTAATGGATGGCCGTTTGGCGAAGTCGGCGTTCTGTGAGGATTGATGCGTATTCTTTTTCTGGGGGATTTGGTGGGCCGTGTCGGCCGAACGGCAGTCATTGAACAACTGCCGGACTTGGTAGAAGAACAGCAGCTCGATTTTGTCATCGTCAACGGCGAAAACTCCGCATCCGGTTTCGGGATCACCGAAGCGATCCTTCAAGATGTTTTGGATGCTGGTGCAGATGTTGTGACCACTGGCAACCATGTGTGGGACCAGCGGGATACACTCGTCTACATCGAACGTCAGGACCGTTTGCTGCGGCCGGTCAACTATCCGGCGGGGACGCCGGGGCGGGGTGCGCATCTTTTTACCGCGCGAAATGGTGCCCAGGTCATGGTCGCCAACGTCATGGGACGTGTCTATATGGATGCACTCGATGATCCGTTTGCGGCGATTGACAAGATGGTTGGCGACTGTCCGCTTGGGGATGTCGCAGATGCCATTATTATCGATGTTCATGCAGAAGCCACCAGCGAGAAACAGGCGATGGGCCATTTCCTCGACGGCCGGGTGAGCCTGGTGGTTGGCACGCACACGCATGTGCCGACGGCAGATCATCAGATTCTGGAAAACGGCACAGCCTACATGTCTGATGCCGGGATGTGCGGCGCTTATGACAGTGTGCTGGGGATGGACAAGGAAGAGCCGGTCAATCGCTTCCAGCGCAAGATCCCTGGCTCCAGATTCACACCGGCAACTGGTGCCGCGACCATTTGTGGTGTGGCGATCGAAACAGATGATAGGACCGGACTGGCCCAAGCGATTGCACCCGTCAGAATTGGCGGGCGTCTTGAACCGGTTCTGCCGCCTTTCTGGTCTGCAAGTTAGTTCCGCATTTTCAGGAACTGGATTTTCCGTGCCAACTTGCCTATAAGCGGCGCAGTTTTCGTTAAAAGCAAATCCGACTGAGAGCCGAGAAGAGCCATGGCAGGCCATTCAAAATTCAAGAACATCATGCACCGCAAGGGACGTCAGGACGCCGTTCGTTCCAAGATGTTCTCCAAACTGTCCAAGGAAATCACTGTCGCTGCGAAGATGGGCGACCCGGATCCGGACTCCAATCCGCGTTTGCGCCTGGCGGTGAACAACGCCAAAGCTCAGTCCATGCCGAAAGACAACATTCAGCGCGCGATTAATAAGTCGCAAGCTGGCGATGCGGAGAGTTATGACGAAATCCGCTATGAGGGCTACGGTCCGGCCGGTGTTGCTGTCGTTGTTGAGGCCTTGACGGATAATCGCAACCGGTCGGCGTCCAACATTCGATCCTACTTCACCAAGTGTGGCGGGTCTCTTGGTGAAACCGGTTCTGTGTCTTTCATGTTTGACCGCGTTGGCGAGATCATTTACAAGCCGGAAGCCGGCGAGGCGGATGCCGTTCTTGAAGCGGCCATCGAAGCCGGTGCCGAGGACGTTCAATCCGATGAAAACGGACACACGATCTACACGGCATTTGAAGATCTGAACGATGTCGCAAAGGCATTGGAAGAGGCGCTGGGCGAAGCAGACTCCACAAAAATCATCTGGAAGCCGCAGAATTTGACACCGGTCGATGCCGACAAGGCCCAAACGCTGATGAAACTGATCGACATGCTGGAAGATGATGATGACGTCCAAAACGTCTACACCAACTTCGATGTTGATGAAGAAACAATGGCAGAACTGGCTTCGTAAGGCCCTCGAAACACCGATTGTCAGACCCCGGATTTTCCGGGGTTTTTCTTTTTGATCATTGAACCTAAAGCTCGGCGCTATGTTTCAGATTTTCGAACTCACCCAAGCAGATCCGAAGTCTCTCCTTCAGCGCACCTTGAAACTGTCCGAGGAAACCGGCGAGTTGGCGGAAGCTGTGCTTTCAGTCACCGATGCGCCTGGAAGTGCCTACAAGGCGCATACGCTTCACGATGTGCGCGAGGAAGCGGCCGATGCGGCTTTGGTTGCCTTAAGTGTTTTGGCGCAAACGTGCGAAACTTCCGAAGAATTTTCGGCAGAACTTGACCGCTTGATGCGAGAAAAGTCTGCCAAGTGGCAGGCGAAACTAGCGGAGTAATGGATCTAATAGCGGCAGACTGGTGATGGCTGCAATGGCGATGAGCATGTTTGCGATCCACCTGTATGTCCGCTGGTTTGAACCTGTAAAGCCCTTGGACCCGAGAAAAAGCGCAATTCCGTATACCGGTATGGCCATGACCAGAAGCCGGGCGACCTCAATCGTGAAAAATCCATTCAGGATGTAGGCGACAAATGCTCCTATGCTCGCCAGCGGGAAAAACATGATCAGGTTGGCGCGGATGACGGGCGTGTCGTTCCTGCCGGAAAGCCAGAAAGCGGCAACCGGCGGTGCAGAGACCTGTGAGACACCGCCCAGAACTCCGGATACTGCTCCAACGCCAAATGAAACCGGAGGCGTTGGGTGTTTTTGATAGCGCCACCCGGACACCACGAGTGCCAGGGTGGCTGCGACGACAGCACTGATTATCCAGCGCAAGGTCAATACGTCCATGGTCGCCAGAAGCCACGCTCCGGCATGGACAAATAGGACAGATCCAAACACTGCAGGAAGCACCGTCGACCAGTCGCACAAATGAAGTGCCCGGCGGACCAGAGGCAATGAGACGATGCTGTCGATGAAGAGAAACGTGGCGGCCGCCGTTGAAGGGAGCATCACACTTGCGGCGATCGGCATGAAAATCATTCCTGCGCCAAATCCTGCAAAGCCCCGGATATACCCGGAAACAAACAGGATCGCCGCCAGAAAAACCAGCAACTGTGGGGAAAAAGACGCCAGAATGTCGAACATGCAATCTCGCAATTTGCGGAAAGACGCTGTGGGAAATGTTCGTAAGCAGCGCTTTAACTGGCGTCAATGGGCAAGTTTTGTTACCGATTTGTTCCATGACACATGCGATTCGATTGCTGGGCATTGACCCCGGCCTCCGGCGGACCGGGTGGGGCATGATCGAGGCGGCCGGAAACCGGCTCTCCTTCATTGCTTCAGGGACCGTGACTTCCGACAACAAGAAGAGCCTTGCAGAGCGCCTGGTCGAATTGCATGACGGGTTGACCGCAGTTGTGCGTCAGCACAATCCGGCGGAGGCTGCAGTCGAGCACACCTTTGTCAACAAAGACGCAGGTGCAACTCTCAAACTTGGTCAAGCGCGTGGTGTAGCACTTCTTGTTCCTTCTCTCGCCGGGCTGTCTGTGGCCGAATATGCTCCTAACCTGGTGAAGAAAACCGTGGTCGGAACCGGGCATGCGGAAAAGGAACAGATCCGGGCGATGGTGAAAGTCTTGATGCCGCGAGCAACCTTCAATTCGGACGACGCTGCCGATGCGCTCGCGATCGCCGTCTGTCACGCCCAGCACCGGGCTACCACGGCTGCGCAGCTCAAAGCGCGGGGGGCAGCATGATCGGAAAACTGAAGGGTACAATCGACAGCTATGGTGAGGATCACGTGATCCTTGATGTCCATGGCGTCGGGTACCAGGTGCACTGCCCGTCGCGGATTCTTCAAGCTTTGCCGCGGGCAGGGGAGGCAGCCGTCCTGTTTATCGAGACAATTGTGCGCGAAGACATGATCCGACTTTATGGATTTGCGGCGGAAGCCGAACGGGAATGGTTCCGTATTCTGATGACGGTGCAGGGCGTTGGTGCAAAAGTGGCGCTGGGCATACTCGGGATCTTGAAGGCAAGCGAAGTTGCCAATGCCATCGCGCTGGGCGACAAGGCCACGATTTCCCGGGCGCCTGGTGTTGGCAAACGGGTCGCAGAGCGGATCCTCAGCGAGCTGAAAGACAAGGCGCCCGGTCTTGCGAGCATTGATCAGGATACGATTGCTGTCTCTCAGACGGTGGCGGACAATGTCGCGGCTCGTCCGGTTGCAGAGGCCGTATCGGCCTTGACAAATCTTGGCTATGGGCAACCTCAAGCGAGTGCCGCTGTTGCTAAGGCGATGCAGTCTGCGGGCGAAGATGCGACAACGGAAACCTTGATACGTCTTGGGCTGAAGGAGCTCGCGGGATGATTGTTTTTACCTATGCCGTTATTGCGATTTCTTTCGTCGTGCTCGGGATCGGCGGGATCATGTATCTGGACCATCGATTTTCTCTGACGGTTGGTGATCGGCCGTTCGCGATTAAGGGTCGCCGGATCGAGACCGATGATCCTTTTGTCCGGAAACAGTTCCGGAAGTTCTATGCCATCCGAGTCGCCTACTCATTGTTCCTACTCGTCTTGTTGTTCGTGGTGGTCAGCCATGTCGGATGACCAGCGCATCGTATCTCCGGAAATCCGGGGCGATGAGATCGACAGCACAATGCGCCCGCAAGCGCTTGATGACTTTGTCGGTCAGGCGCAAGCCCGTGCGAATCTGAAGGTCTTCATTGGTGCGGCCAAGGCGCGTGGGGAAGCTTTGGATCACGTCTTGTTCGTCGGGCCTCCCGGGCTCGGCAAAACAACCCTTGCCCAGATCATGGCGCGCGAACTTGGCGTGAACTTCCGGGCGACTTCCGGGCCGGTCATTGCCAAGGCGGGTGACCTTGCAGCTCTGCTGACAAATCTGGAAGAGCGCGACGTTCTTTTTATTGACGAGATCCACCGGCTCAACCCGGCCGTTGAGGAAGTCCTTTATCCTGCAATGGAAGACTATCAGCTGGATCTGATAATCGGGGAGGGACCAGCCGCGCGCTCAGTGAAGATTGATCTTGCGAAATTCACACTGGTTGCAGCCACCACGCGTCTGGGACTTCTCACAACACCTCTGCGCGACCGGTTCGGTATTCCGGTTCGTCTGGAGTTCTATACGGTGCCAGAGCTGGAGCACATTGTTAAACGCGGTGCATCCATCCTTGGGATCGGTATTGCTGAAGATGGCGCTCTTGAGATCGCGAAACGATCCCGGGGAACGCCGCGTATCGCGGGGCGACTGCTGCGCCGGGTGCGGGATTTTGCGGTTTTCGAAGGTGCCGAAAAGGTCGACCGAGCCTTGGCGGATAAGGCCCTGCGGCAGCTGGAGGTTGATGGCGCTGGGCTCGATAGCCTGGATCGGCGCTATCTCAATCAGATCGCCGTCAACTTCGGCGGCGGGCCGGTTGGGATCGAGACGATCGCAGCCGCCTTGTCTGAGCCGCGCGATGCCATTGAAGAAATCGTGGAACCCTACCTTATACAAAACGGATTTTTGCAGCGGACACCGCGTGGACGCATATTGACGCCGACCGCATTTTCGCATCTTGGCCTTGCCGTGCCCTCCCGGCCGGACGGGCCGCAAATGGGTTTGTTTCTCGAATCTGATCAGTGACCCTTAAGACGAGCGTTCCTTGAGGTTTCGGCTAACTTATCTCTTTGAGCAAATGCTTCTAAAGATGTCTGCAGTTTTAACGGTAGGGATTTTTACTAGTTAACCAATAATTTCCAATTCTTTCCTAGGGTTCGTCCAAATTCTGGGGGGACCTATGCGTAAGCGGCTTTCAACTAAACTTGCTGTTATGTTTTTGGCTGGTGCACTCACGATGTGCATCGCGATTGTCACAGTCACATCGATGCTCTCGCGTGATGTGGCAAATGGTCAGGCCGACGCCGCTTTGCAAAGCGGAACTAAAGCGAAATTGAAAGTCGCTGAGCTCGCCTTGGGTCAGGCAGCCGATAGTGCAAAGTTCTTTGCATCACTCGAAGATGCCAAGAACAGCCTGATGAAAACACTGGTTGGCTGGAAGAACCTCAAAGAAGGCCAGAACGCGATCC
This window of the Roseibium alexandrii DFL-11 genome carries:
- a CDS encoding 5-formyltetrahydrofolate cyclo-ligase, with protein sequence MTTNLSLADEKQRLRKEALARRKAMPEVVRIEKSLALADHVSDLPIPEGAVVAGFWPIRDEIDPRPLLDRLRQNGHTLCLPVVADPYLIFRKLDRGCAMEDAGFGTMAPGPDAEELRPDVLLMPLAGFDRQGNRIGYGKGHYDTAISSLEKSGPLLCIGLAFALQEVELVSAEGHDKPLAGILTEDGYRSFC
- a CDS encoding TIGR00282 family metallophosphoesterase, with protein sequence MRILFLGDLVGRVGRTAVIEQLPDLVEEQQLDFVIVNGENSASGFGITEAILQDVLDAGADVVTTGNHVWDQRDTLVYIERQDRLLRPVNYPAGTPGRGAHLFTARNGAQVMVANVMGRVYMDALDDPFAAIDKMVGDCPLGDVADAIIIDVHAEATSEKQAMGHFLDGRVSLVVGTHTHVPTADHQILENGTAYMSDAGMCGAYDSVLGMDKEEPVNRFQRKIPGSRFTPATGAATICGVAIETDDRTGLAQAIAPVRIGGRLEPVLPPFWSAS
- a CDS encoding YebC/PmpR family DNA-binding transcriptional regulator, yielding MAGHSKFKNIMHRKGRQDAVRSKMFSKLSKEITVAAKMGDPDPDSNPRLRLAVNNAKAQSMPKDNIQRAINKSQAGDAESYDEIRYEGYGPAGVAVVVEALTDNRNRSASNIRSYFTKCGGSLGETGSVSFMFDRVGEIIYKPEAGEADAVLEAAIEAGAEDVQSDENGHTIYTAFEDLNDVAKALEEALGEADSTKIIWKPQNLTPVDADKAQTLMKLIDMLEDDDDVQNVYTNFDVDEETMAELAS
- a CDS encoding MazG-like family protein yields the protein MFQIFELTQADPKSLLQRTLKLSEETGELAEAVLSVTDAPGSAYKAHTLHDVREEAADAALVALSVLAQTCETSEEFSAELDRLMREKSAKWQAKLAE
- a CDS encoding sulfite exporter TauE/SafE family protein, with protein sequence MFDILASFSPQLLVFLAAILFVSGYIRGFAGFGAGMIFMPIAASVMLPSTAAATFLFIDSIVSLPLVRRALHLCDWSTVLPAVFGSVLFVHAGAWLLATMDVLTLRWIISAVVAATLALVVSGWRYQKHPTPPVSFGVGAVSGVLGGVSQVSAPPVAAFWLSGRNDTPVIRANLIMFFPLASIGAFVAYILNGFFTIEVARLLVMAIPVYGIALFLGSKGFTGSNQRTYRWIANMLIAIAAITSLPLLDPLLR
- the ruvC gene encoding crossover junction endodeoxyribonuclease RuvC → MTHAIRLLGIDPGLRRTGWGMIEAAGNRLSFIASGTVTSDNKKSLAERLVELHDGLTAVVRQHNPAEAAVEHTFVNKDAGATLKLGQARGVALLVPSLAGLSVAEYAPNLVKKTVVGTGHAEKEQIRAMVKVLMPRATFNSDDAADALAIAVCHAQHRATTAAQLKARGAA
- the ruvA gene encoding Holliday junction branch migration protein RuvA, whose product is MIGKLKGTIDSYGEDHVILDVHGVGYQVHCPSRILQALPRAGEAAVLFIETIVREDMIRLYGFAAEAEREWFRILMTVQGVGAKVALGILGILKASEVANAIALGDKATISRAPGVGKRVAERILSELKDKAPGLASIDQDTIAVSQTVADNVAARPVAEAVSALTNLGYGQPQASAAVAKAMQSAGEDATTETLIRLGLKELAG
- the ruvB gene encoding Holliday junction branch migration DNA helicase RuvB, which produces MSDDQRIVSPEIRGDEIDSTMRPQALDDFVGQAQARANLKVFIGAAKARGEALDHVLFVGPPGLGKTTLAQIMARELGVNFRATSGPVIAKAGDLAALLTNLEERDVLFIDEIHRLNPAVEEVLYPAMEDYQLDLIIGEGPAARSVKIDLAKFTLVAATTRLGLLTTPLRDRFGIPVRLEFYTVPELEHIVKRGASILGIGIAEDGALEIAKRSRGTPRIAGRLLRRVRDFAVFEGAEKVDRALADKALRQLEVDGAGLDSLDRRYLNQIAVNFGGGPVGIETIAAALSEPRDAIEEIVEPYLIQNGFLQRTPRGRILTPTAFSHLGLAVPSRPDGPQMGLFLESDQ